The genome window GTATCGGCAGGTTGCTCTGCTTGTTCCTCTTCAATAGTAACCGGTGTTTCAACTTCTTGTATAGCAGTATCTTCCTCGGTATTAGTGTTTGCAGACACTTCATTAGCGTTTGTTTCTACAGATGCAGCATCTATATTTGGTCCATCAATAGTAAGTTTTTGTCCGATAGAAATTAAATCATGATCCAATTGGTTCCAATGCTTCAAGTTTTCTACTGATACACTATATTCCTGGCCAATTTTCCAGAGAGTATCGCCTTTTTCTACTTCTACTATGTGACTATTCTTTATACCTTCTGTTAAGAGTACTTGTTCAGGATAAATAACAGTAGATGTAAGATTGTTTAGTTCAATTAAATTTTCAACAGTAGTATTCTCAGTTTGGGCAATGTCCCATAGAGTTTCTCCTTTATGTACAACGATTTCCTCCGCTGAAACCTTAGAATCCCAAGCAATAAAACTAAAGATTATTAAAGCTAAAGCGATTACTATTTTTTTCATGAGTATTTCCCCCTTGTTTAACGTTACATGCATACTAACACATAACCAATAACAAACAGGTTTCGCTAATATTACAAATTGTTTACAAAATATAGTAAATTGAGAAAATTATAATTAATTGTCGAACAATCGTTTATAAAGGAGAAATTAATAGATTAAGAGATATGCAGCAGCTATCTTTTATTAAAACTAAGCTTATTTATGTTAAAATAATATCCAGCACAAATTAATAGGAGATAATCAACTTGAAGATACAGAACTACTATCAATTTCTAGAACCATTAAATAAGGAACTCGCACTAATTGCTTGTGAGTTAGAGAATAGTATATTTACAAGTCCACGAACGATGCTCACACATGCTCGTGTTTTTGTTGAAAATATATTGCAATTTGTAATGAAGGTAGAAAAACTTCCAGAAGACTCTTGGGTAACATTAGTAGAGAGAATCGATATTCTAAGTGATAATGGTTATATTACGAATGAAATACGTGATGCATTGCATACTGTACGAATGATAGGGAATCAGGCAGCACATGATACACGAAAATTCCGCTATTCCGAAGCTTTACTGTCATGGGAAGCTATTTATTTGATTGTAAGATGGTATGTTGAGACATATGGACCGGTAGAATTTGAATTTCCTGACTACCAGGATCCAAACCCACAGGTGACTGAATCCTATGATATATCTGAGATTGAGATACGATTAGGTGCATTAGAGGAACTTTTAACGACCACCTTAACAGTAGAAGATTTGCAACCGGTAGTCGAAGCTGAGCAAATAAGTAGTATCGACAGCATTGCACAGCCTGTTCCTCCTGGATTTACCACAATCCGAAAGCTCACCTATAAAGGGGAGGAGTTAGAGGTTCCATATTTTCTAAGAGATGCATTTCTATTACCACAGCGTTTTGAACGATCAGAGACCTATTTGATTCGCTTAGGTGCAGAACAACAGGCTCGGATTATGAGTGAGCTGCCGAATAATCTCGAAGGACTATCCAATCATGTCAAACGTTTTGGCGAAAAGAATGAGGAAATCTTATTTGCAGAGCTTAAAAATTATATTGAAGAGGAAAAGATACGTAGGGATATAATAATTGAGAGACCAGGGGATTTACTTTTCTTCTACAAAACGGATTATTTGATTATCACCGAGAAGATAGCAGCAACTCCTTTAACAGCGGGATTATTTACTGGATTTCCAAGTTTATTAAAACAACTGCATTCGGATCAAATTGAAACGGTCGGACAACTGCCAAGAGAATTAGTAATTCTAGCAAAATATGATAACGTCGGGGTAGGTACAGTAAAAAGTTTGTTTGACCAGATTAAAGATATTCAAGAGGAAACAACTGACGCAAATGTTTGAAGCAGATGAGTCATTGAAATGAAAATTATTGCCACTTACCTTTATTTGTTGCTCTTAAATATGTGTAAGGGAAATCATCATTTGATTTCCCTATTAAAATTGAGTAGAAACCTGCTGTTTGTTATTAAGTGCCTTTCTAGTTTAGGCAATCACAGTACTGATATTCTCATGTGAAGGACTATTTGCCGAAATGGATACAGTCATTACTGTGTGACTCGATCCACTTTTTACTACTGCTTTAAAAACCTGCTCTAGCCCCTCGAATATTGCCAATGCATCTCCATCAAGACGAGTGGAGTAATTTGCAGCGCTCACGGTAACATATTTTCTTATTGCTTCAATTTGTTTGTGAATAACATCCATATAATTACCGTCCCCAAGTGGATATAATGCAAACTTTGCGGCAATGTATTGATTGATTCCGTTCACTAATTCTGCATTTAGAGGAATCTGATCATTTGCGATATAAGCTTCTGCTTTGGAATCACCTGGACATCCTAAGGAATACGTAGCTTGAAATGCCACATGTTCTCCTGTTTTTGCAGCATGGAGGAACATTGCTTTCGTCACATCAAATACTTGTATCAGATTTCCCCTTACTGTTGTCGACACATCATCTGTATTCATATGAACTTTTCTTGTATCTACCTCATTTAGCGCGGATTTAATAATTTCAATAAATCTATCACTCATTGGATGAATAGAAAAGCTAGCTCCAGCTACATCACGTTTTGTACAGCCTTGATTTTGATTATCCATCAGAAATACCTCCCTAATTTCTCCATTGTAAAAATTACATCCAAGGGAATGCGAATTACATGTTATATAATGCTGAATGCATTTCCCACGCAAAGTATTATTAGTTTCGAGTAAACGATCAGGGTGAAATTTGTTCTCCCCATCCTGATTGACAGTTCTTCAAGGGCAAACTAAAATTCAATTTCAAATGATATCATTGTGGCCTAATATTGTACAGCTATTCGATTGCTGTGCAACCATTCGCTCCATATAATGAAAAAAGGTTCAATATACCCATCTTTATATTACTGAAAAATATAATGGACCTTATTACCTAAAAAATGTAAACGCATTATTAATCATATTAATCTTTTGTTAACTCGTTGTAATGAATTAGTAAATCGTACCTTTCTTAGAAATATTTATGGTTAAATGAAACTTGGCTAAGAAAAGGGAGGTACGCTTATGGGACAAATTGATTTGATAAATATTTCTAAATCATACGATAAGCAAAAAAGCGTATTGAATGAAATTAATCTTTCAATTGAAGAAGGTGAGTTTTTCGTACTTGTTGGTCCATCAGGTTCTGGAAAAAGTACTTTACTTCGAATGATTGCAGGGCTAGAAGATATAACAGCGGGAAAATTAAAAATTAACGATAAAGTAGTGAATCATATACCACCCAAAAATAGAAATCTATCAATGGTATTTCAAAATTATGCCTTATATCCACATCTATCGGTCGAACAAAATATTTTGTTTGGTTTAAATGCTAAGAAAGTCAATAAGAAGGAGCAGCAAAAGAGACTTACAGAGACTGCCGAAATGATGGGGTTAAGTGAATTGCTGAAACGCAAACCGAGGGAACTTTCCGGTGGACAAAGACAACGGGTTGCATTAGCAAGATCAGTTGTAAGCGAAGCACCACTTTGCTTAATGGATGAACCACTATCTAATTTGGATGCAAAGCTTCGTGCACAGATGCGAATTGAAATTCGCCGCTTGCAAAAAAGATTAGGCTTAACAATGGTATATGTGACACATGATCAAGTAGAGGCGATGACAATGGGTGATCGAATTATGGTTCTCAATGATGGTAAGATACAGCAGGTTGGAAAACCAATCACTCTTTATAATGAGCCAGCAAATCTATTTGTCGCTTCTTTTATTGGGACACCAAAAATGAACTTAGGTAAAGCAGTCTTAAATGAAAAAGAGAGCCAACTATTAATAGAAGGTGTACTAAACATTCAAGTAAATCCTACACTGGATGACATACCAAGAAATAATAATGTAACGATTGGAATCAGGGCAGAACATCTCTATCCAGGAACTGATCTCAATACCACTCATCATCTAGAGGTAGTAAATGTCGAGCACTTAGGAAATGAAACATCGATCGCATTTGATATTGGCTCAGAGTTATGGACAGCGAAATGGCCTGGACAATGGGATATTACTGCGGGGGATGTTGTACCAGTACATATAAATATCGAAAATCTATGTTTCTTTGACTCGAACAGCGGTAAGTTAATTAAGTCTGCTAGGGCAGGTAAGAAACAAGAGGTTGTGTTGATATGAGTGTAGAGAATGTTGCCATTCAAGAAACACAAGTGAGCCCTATTGATTTTGAACAGTTGAAAAAGAAGCAACGAGCGAAGAGTTTTTTTAAAGGGATGTTATTTTTACTTCCTTCGATTATTTTATTTAGTGTATTTCTTTTTTATCCACTTGGAAGAACTATTTATTTAAGCTTTTTCTTAACAAATGCAGCAGGGGAGACGACGGTTTTTATTGGTTGGCAAAACTATGTAAATCTATTTTCCTCACCAATATTTATGCAGAGTATTAAATCAACATTTCTATTTGTTTTATACACTGTCCCATTAACGATAATTATTAGTTTGTTTTTAGCAATGATTGCTAACGAAAAGTTAAAAGGAATTGGATTTTTCCGCACGGTCTATTCATCAACGATGGGGATATCCGTTGCAGCTGCTTCTGTATTTTGGTTGTATTTA of Oceanobacillus zhaokaii contains these proteins:
- a CDS encoding LysM peptidoglycan-binding and 3D domain-containing protein codes for the protein MKKIVIALALIIFSFIAWDSKVSAEEIVVHKGETLWDIAQTENTTVENLIELNNLTSTVIYPEQVLLTEGIKNSHIVEVEKGDTLWKIGQEYSVSVENLKHWNQLDHDLISIGQKLTIDGPNIDAASVETNANEVSANTNTEEDTAIQEVETPVTIEEEQAEQPADTTVKDESIAGHTISVTSTAYTVQSAGGSGITATGIDLNANPNIKLIAVDPNVIPLGTEVYVEGYGHAIAGDTGGAIKGNKIDVYVPTNQEAFNWGVRTVNVTIK
- a CDS encoding DUF4145 domain-containing protein, which codes for MKIQNYYQFLEPLNKELALIACELENSIFTSPRTMLTHARVFVENILQFVMKVEKLPEDSWVTLVERIDILSDNGYITNEIRDALHTVRMIGNQAAHDTRKFRYSEALLSWEAIYLIVRWYVETYGPVEFEFPDYQDPNPQVTESYDISEIEIRLGALEELLTTTLTVEDLQPVVEAEQISSIDSIAQPVPPGFTTIRKLTYKGEELEVPYFLRDAFLLPQRFERSETYLIRLGAEQQARIMSELPNNLEGLSNHVKRFGEKNEEILFAELKNYIEEEKIRRDIIIERPGDLLFFYKTDYLIITEKIAATPLTAGLFTGFPSLLKQLHSDQIETVGQLPRELVILAKYDNVGVGTVKSLFDQIKDIQEETTDANV
- a CDS encoding YkoF family thiamine/hydroxymethylpyrimidine-binding protein, encoding MDNQNQGCTKRDVAGASFSIHPMSDRFIEIIKSALNEVDTRKVHMNTDDVSTTVRGNLIQVFDVTKAMFLHAAKTGEHVAFQATYSLGCPGDSKAEAYIANDQIPLNAELVNGINQYIAAKFALYPLGDGNYMDVIHKQIEAIRKYVTVSAANYSTRLDGDALAIFEGLEQVFKAVVKSGSSHTVMTVSISANSPSHENISTVIA
- a CDS encoding ABC transporter ATP-binding protein yields the protein MGQIDLINISKSYDKQKSVLNEINLSIEEGEFFVLVGPSGSGKSTLLRMIAGLEDITAGKLKINDKVVNHIPPKNRNLSMVFQNYALYPHLSVEQNILFGLNAKKVNKKEQQKRLTETAEMMGLSELLKRKPRELSGGQRQRVALARSVVSEAPLCLMDEPLSNLDAKLRAQMRIEIRRLQKRLGLTMVYVTHDQVEAMTMGDRIMVLNDGKIQQVGKPITLYNEPANLFVASFIGTPKMNLGKAVLNEKESQLLIEGVLNIQVNPTLDDIPRNNNVTIGIRAEHLYPGTDLNTTHHLEVVNVEHLGNETSIAFDIGSELWTAKWPGQWDITAGDVVPVHINIENLCFFDSNSGKLIKSARAGKKQEVVLI